The following DNA comes from Rhodanobacteraceae bacterium.
AGCTTGCGCTCAAGGAACTCCAGGCCATGATCGATGGCCCAGGCGATCAGTCCGATGATCGCCAGGATCAGGAAGATGTGTTCGGTCAGACCGCGGCGCTGACTGATGTTGAGCATGGCGCCGAGGCCATGCGGTGCATTGATCAGCTCGGCCAGCATGATGTAGCCGAAGGACAACCCGAAGAGGCCGCGCAGGCCGCGGAACATCTCCGGCAGGGCGGTAGGGACCAGTACCTTGAGCACGATCTGGCGATCGCTGGCGCCCAGCGTGCGGGCGGTGTCGACGTAACGATCGGGTACGGCCAGGATCGACGATGCTGCCGTGGCAAAGACGAAAGGTACGGCGGCCACGAAGATGAACATGATCTTCTGTGACTCACCGATGCCAAACCACAGGATGGTCAGCGGTATCAGCGCAGCCACCGGCACATTGCTCATCGGAATCACGATGGGCTTCAGGAAGGCTTCGAGCGTGCGCCAGGAGGCCGCCAGCACGCCGAAGGGAACGCCGACGATCAGCGCCAGCGAAAATCCCGCCAGTACCCGGCCGAGCGTTGCTGCGATGCTCTGGCCCAGGTTGCGCTCGAACAGCAGATTGGGGATGGCCGCGATCACTTCAGCGGGGCTCGGCAGGATCGCCGGCGAGATGAATCTCTCTTCAGCGATGCCCAGCGTCATCACGAACCAGAAGAAAGCCACCAGCACCAGACAGGTCGCGGCCAGCAGCTTGCCGGTTGCCGGCGCCGGGCTCTTGCGCAGCTCCAGATTGAGCCAAGATTTTGCCA
Coding sequences within:
- a CDS encoding ABC transporter permease; translation: MAKSWLNLELRKSPAPATGKLLAATCLVLVAFFWFVMTLGIAEERFISPAILPSPAEVIAAIPNLLFERNLGQSIAATLGRVLAGFSLALIVGVPFGVLAASWRTLEAFLKPIVIPMSNVPVAALIPLTILWFGIGESQKIMFIFVAAVPFVFATAASSILAVPDRYVDTARTLGASDRQIVLKVLVPTALPEMFRGLRGLFGLSFGYIMLAELINAPHGLGAMLNISQRRGLTEHIFLILAIIGLIAWAIDHGLEFLERKLFPYKVR